The following coding sequences lie in one Oncorhynchus masou masou isolate Uvic2021 unplaced genomic scaffold, UVic_Omas_1.1 unplaced_scaffold_6183, whole genome shotgun sequence genomic window:
- the LOC135536440 gene encoding amine sulfotransferase-like codes for MEKITDDLVKYKDYVFAKDLVNAEHIDSLQSFEIRDSDIFLVTYPKSGTIWTQQIITSICESEMGDIYPNNLEMMPWLEYIGKRTDYSLR; via the exons ATGGAGAAGATCACCGATGACCTGGTCAAGTACAAGGACTATGTGTTTGCGAAGGATTTGGTCAACGCTGAGCACATTGACTCCCTGCAGAGCTTTGAGATCCGGGACAGTGACATCTTTCTGGTCACTTACCCTAAGTCAG GAACCATCTGGACACAGCAGATCATCACTTCTATCTGTGAGTCAGAGATGGGTGATATCTATCCCAACAACTTGGAGATGATGCCGTGGCTGGAGTATATTGGAAAACGCACCGACTACTCCTTACGCTAA